From one Drosophila subpulchrella strain 33 F10 #4 breed RU33 chromosome 3L, RU_Dsub_v1.1 Primary Assembly, whole genome shotgun sequence genomic stretch:
- the LOC119553438 gene encoding neuropeptides capa receptor: protein MNSSTDSTFLELNTSFSNKPDLYETSVSLEPSHGFETEDYYACGTFNCTPTEFVAFVLGPQTLPLYKAILITIIFGGIFITGVIGNLLVCIVIIRHSAMHTATNYYLFSLAVSDLLYLLFGLPTEVFLYWHQYPDLFGMPFCKIRAFISEACTYVSVFTIVAFSMERFLAICHPLHLYAMVGFKRAVRIITALWIASFISAIPFGLLSDIQYLKYPLDGSRIEESAFCSMSPEIVNVIPVFEVSFCIFFVIPMILIILLYGRMGAKIRSRTNQKLGVQPGTNNRETRNSQMRKKTVIRMLAAVVITFFVCWFPFHLQRLIFLYAKNMENYLDINEALFSIAGFAYYISCTVNPIVYSVMSRRYRVAFRELLCGKAVGAYYNSGFARDHSSFRESTATSLGNNINYDRVHSVHVRSSRHQNNKNEADCLPANRVLIKKTYSLPLPKNADSTVLSTTDIVIVLENSHTVCEEPKVENDIWIENEETCI from the exons ATGAATTCATCGACAGATTCCACTTTTTTAGAGTTAAATACAAGTTTTAGTAATAAACCCGATTTATATGAAACCAGTGTTAGTTTGGAACCGTCCCACGGATTTGAAACAGAGGATTATTATGCATGCGGCACTTTCAACTGTACCCCCACAGAGTTTGTTGCTTTTGTGCTTGGTCCGCAGACTTTACCACTTTATAAGGCAATTTTG ATAACAATTATATTTGGAGGCATTTTTATAACTGGGGTCATTGGTAACCTATTAGTGTGCATTGTGATTATTCGGCACTCGGCAATGCACACCGCTACAAATTACTACCTCTTTAGTTTAGCTGTCTCCGATCTGCTGTACTTACTATTCG GACTACCAACGGAAGTATTTTTATACTGGCACCAGTATCCAGATCTCTTCGGCATGCCATTTTGCAAAATTCGGGCTTTTATTTCCGAGGC GTGTACTTATGTCTCCGTATTTACCATTGTTGCTTTTTCCATGGAACGATTTTTGGCGATTTGCCATCCGCTTCATCTGTATGCTATGGTTGGTTTCAAACGTGCGGTTCGGATAATAACAGCTCTTTGGATTGCAAGTTTCATAAGTGCCATACCATTCGGATTACTCTCGGATATTCAATACCTTAAATATCCATTAG ATGGTTCGCGCATTGAGGAATCAGCATTCTGCTCCATGTCTCCCGAGATTGTTAATGTCATTCCCGTGTTTGAAGTATCCTTTTGCATATTCTTCGTCATCCCAATGATACTCATCATATTACTTTATGGACGAATGGGAGCTAAGATTCGATCTCGAACAAATCAAAAATTGG GTGTTCAACCTGGCACCAACAACAGAGAAACACGAAACTCACAAATGAGAAAAAAGACAGTAATACGGATGCTGG CCGCTGTGgtgataacattttttgtgtgCTGGTTTCCTTTTCACCTGCAACGACTTATATTTCTATATGCCAAGAATATGGAGAATTATTTGGATATAAACGAGGCCCTCTTTTCCATTGCAGGCTTTGCCTACTACATTTCatg CACCGTCAACCCTATAGTATACAGTGTAATGTCACGTCGCTACAGGGTGGCGTTCAGAGAACTTCTCTGTGGAAAGGCCGTGGGTGCATATTATAATAGTGGATTTGCAAGGGATCACTCTAGTTTCCGGGAGAGCACAGCCACAAGTCTTGGTAACAACATAAATTATGACCGCGTTCATTCT GTTCACGTTAGGTCAAGCAGgcatcaaaataataaaaatgaagCTGACTGCTTACCTGCAAATAGAGTGTTGATAAAAAAGACATACAGTCTTCCGCTACCAAAG AATGCGGACTCCACCGTTCTTAGCACAACTGACATTGTTATCGTGCTGGAAAATAGCCACACGGTTTGTGAAGAGCCCAAAGTTGAGAACGATATTTGGATCGAAAACGAGGAAACTTGTATTTAA
- the LOC119554214 gene encoding altered inheritance of mitochondria protein 3 — MTQSAIKLAPLWEALVLLIFLLNQVQCDEKEPRQARIMQFLSEPQPHFNHNRPPGPGLVTRIRSRSDNPPHLSGNLSPNKFLRSPKPATVQHIMRREQFGNFPQNDQLRRYQFDQNQPGRFAHVKDAPVLDVGKNQFPPQYFSEQYIQNFKSSPRFNGNVIMKDQKPVYAPIQQHAIPVQASQYLHYPKLFGQQSPSFSVVPSQQTALQNNQYPQDPNSYSVYEDSDNLPKQGISQGVSYRQAVPPAKESKEAQDYLQFMSTNEYFLPKRDPDYKKLDVERDQLKKVHQYPQQYNQQSQQQLQHQPQQQHQQLQHQPPQQHQPLKQHLPYKNAGLDNSVSSSYNEPIQVSDLFYQQDPAPANSAVVRGSYQAGQDVFVVKSDGNKAVKHVVSTPMSVQTSTQTPPKSQLLGKSHKSFTPEPLRFEFTEQDAIRGSMKYTQSPQANQYYYETVAQAVREPVKSSSPMLEQNKPIKEYGDDPEDSADTETGKQQEDQKAPTGTSSATPDSPKDTESYCEKVCANVYDENDEIICGSDGYMYTGETQLQCYSTCLNISVTIKSKGSCS; from the exons ATGACGCAAAGTGCCATTAAATTAGCCCCACTCTGGGAGGCCTTGGTTCTTTTAATATTCCTTCTTAATCAAGTGCAGTGCGATGAGAAGGAGCCGAGGCAAGCGCGCATAATGCAGTTTCTAAGTGAGCCCCAGCCGCATTTCAACCACAACCGACCTCCCGGTCCTGGATTAGTGACCCGGATAAGATCGCGATCGGATAACCCACCCCATCTTTCGGGTAACCTCAGCCCCAATAAGTTTCTGAGATCTCCGAAACCTGCGACAGTCCAACATATCATGCGTCGCGAGCAATTCGGCAACTTTCCGCAGAACGACCAGCTCAGGAGATACCAATTCGACCAGAATCAGCCAGGGAGATTTGCCCACGTGAAGGATGCTCCAGTTCTGGACGTGGGGAAGAACCAGTTCCCGCCGCAATATTTCTCCGAGCAGTATATCCAAAACTTCAAATCCTCTCCTCGATTCAATGGCAATGTGATAATGAAGGACCAGAAGCCAGTGTATGCACCCATCCAACAACATGCGATTCCAGTCCAGGCCTCTCAGTATCTGCATTATCCCAAGCTCTTTGGACAGCAGAGTCCCAGTTTCAGTGTGGTGCCCTCGCAGCAAACTGCCCTCCAGAACAATCAGTACCCGCAGGATCCGAATAGTTACTCGGTGTACGAGGACTCAGATAACCTGCCGAAACAGGGGATCAGTCAGGGGGTCAGCTATCGCCAGGCAGTGCCTCCAGCGAAAGAGTCGAAGGAGGCGCAGGACTACTTGCAGTTTATGAGCACCAATGAGTACTTCCTGCCCAAGAGAGATCCCGACTACAAGAAGTTGGATGTCGAGCGTGACCAGCTGAAAAAAGTTCACCAATATCCACAGCAATACAATCAGCAGAGccagcagcaactgcaacaccagccgcagcagcaacatcagcaactgCAACACCAGCCACCGCAGCAACATCAACCACTGAAGCAACATCTTCCCTATAAGAATGCTGGCCTAGACAACTCAGTCTCCTCCAGTTACAATGAACCCATACAAGTCTCCGATTTGTTCTACCAGCAAGATCCCGCTCCAGCGAATTCCGCAGTGGTTCGCGGCAGTTACCAGGCTGGTCAGGATGTGTTTGTGGTGAAGTCCGATGGCAACAAGGCGGTCAAGCATGTGGTCTCCACTCCCATGTCGGTGCAAACTTCTACTCAGACCCCGCCAAAGAGCCAGCTCCTCGGCAAGAGCCACAAGAGCTTCACACCGGAGCCCCTGCGATTTGAGTTCACCGAACAAGATGCCATCAGGGGATCTATGAAATACACCCAATCCCCGCAGGCCAATCAGTACTACTATGAAACCGTGGCCCAAGCAGTTCGAGAACCCGTCAAGTCTTCTTCTCCGATGCTGGAACAAAACAAGCCGATCAAGGAATATGGTGACGATCCAGAAGACAGTGCTGATACAGAAACTGGAAAACAG CAAGAGGATCAGAAGGCGCCAACTGGGACGAGCTCTGCAACTCCCGACAGTCCAAAGGACACTGAAAGTTACTGTGAGAAGGTGTGCGCTAACGTGTATGATGAGAATGATGAAATAATTTGCGGATCCGATGGATACATGTACAC